In Nocardioides marinus, one DNA window encodes the following:
- a CDS encoding MarR family winged helix-turn-helix transcriptional regulator, protein MGEEPSDAVSQDLLEEMVCFDLHAASRAMTAVYRPLLEPLGLTYPQYLVLTVLWERGPQPIGAIVERLEMDYGTISPLVKRLESHGLVRRVRSAQDERQVEVALTDDGDRLRAEAPRIRAAITEALGLTARQAEELHRVLRRVTARARGGAAD, encoded by the coding sequence ATGGGTGAGGAGCCGTCGGATGCCGTGTCCCAGGACCTGCTCGAGGAGATGGTCTGCTTCGACCTGCACGCCGCCTCGCGGGCGATGACCGCGGTGTACCGACCGCTGCTGGAGCCCCTGGGCCTCACCTATCCGCAGTACCTCGTGCTGACGGTCCTCTGGGAGCGCGGGCCCCAGCCCATCGGGGCGATCGTGGAGCGTCTCGAGATGGACTACGGCACGATCAGCCCGCTGGTGAAACGGCTGGAGTCCCACGGCCTGGTACGCCGGGTCCGCAGCGCTCAGGACGAGCGTCAGGTCGAGGTGGCGCTGACCGACGACGGCGACCGCCTGCGCGCGGAGGCCCCGCGCATCCGTGCGGCCATCACCGAGGCGCTGGGCCTGACCGCGCGGCAGGCCGAGGAGCTGCACCGGGTGCTGCGCAGGGTCACGGCCAGGGCGCGTGGAGGCGCGGCCGACTGA